One genomic segment of Cervus canadensis isolate Bull #8, Minnesota chromosome 14, ASM1932006v1, whole genome shotgun sequence includes these proteins:
- the FOXE1 gene encoding forkhead box protein E1, translating into MTAESGPPPPPPQPEALAAVKEERGEAGAGGVPAEAAGRGAGGRRRKRPLQRGKPPYSYIALIAMAIAHAPERRLTLGGIYKFITERFPFYRDNPKKWQNSIRHNLTLNDCFLKIPREAGRPGKGNYWALDPNAEDMFESGSFLRRRKRFKRSDLSTYPAYMHDAAAAAAAAAAAAAAAIFPGGVPAARPPYPGAVYAGYAAPSLAAPPPVYYPAASPGPCRVFGLVPERPLSPELGPAPSGPAGSCSFAPAGGSAASTAYQPAGCAGARPANTSAYAAAYAGPDGTYSQGAGGALFAAAGRLAGPASPPAGGSGGGVETAVDFYGRTSPGQFGALGPCYNPGGQLGAGSGGAYHARHAAAYPGAVDRFVSAM; encoded by the coding sequence ATGACGGCCGAGagcgggccgccgccgccgccgccgcagccggaGGCGCTGGCGGCCGTGAAGGAGGAGCGCGGTGAGGCGGGGGCCGGCGGGGTACCTGCGGAGGCCGCGGGTCGCGGCGCCGGTGGGCGGCGGCGGAAGCGCCCCCTGCAGCGGGGCAAGCCGCCCTACAGCTACATCGCGCTCATTGCCATGGCCATAGCGCACGCGCCGGAGCGCCGCCTCACTCTGGGCGGCATCTACAAGTTCATCACCGAGCGTTTCCCCTTCTACCGCGACAACCCCAAAAAGTGGCAGAACAGCATCCGCCACAACCTCACGCTCAACGACTGCTTCCTCAAGATCCCGCGCGAGGCCGGCCGCCCGGGCAAGGGCAACTACTGGGCGCTCGACCCCAACGCCGAGGACATGTTCGAGAGCGGCAGCTTCCTGCGCCGCCGCAAGCGCTTCAAGCGCTCTGACCTGTCCACGTACCCGGCTTACATGCACgacgcggccgccgccgccgcagccgcggccgccgccgccgccgccgccatcttcCCGGGCGGCGTGCCCGCTGCGCGCCCTCCTTACCCCGGCGCGGTCTACGCCGGCTACGCCGCACCGTCGCTGGCCGCGCCGCCCCCGGTCTACTACCCGGCCGCCTCGCCAGGCCCGTGCCGCGTCTTCGGCCTGGTGCCTGAGCGGCCGCTCAGCCCGGAACTGGGCCCCGCACCCTCGGGGCCCGCCGGTTCCTGCTCCTTTGCCCCGGCCGGCGGCTCTGCGGCTAGCACCGCTTACCAGCCGGCCGGCTGCGCCGGTGCCCGACCCGCCAACACTTCCGCCTATGCGGCCGCCTACGCTGGCCCCGACGGCACGTACTCGCAAGGGGCCGGCGGGGCCCTCTTCGCAGCGGCTGGCCGGTTGGCCGGGCCCGCTTCGCCCCCCGCGggtggcagcggcggcggcgtCGAGACTGCGGTGGACTTCTATGGGCGCACATCGCCCGGCCAGTTCGGAGCGCTGGGGCCCTGCTACAATCCTGGTGGGCAGCTCGGAGCGGGCAGTGGAGGCGCCTACCACGCTCGCCACGCGGCTGCCTATCCGGGCGCGGTGGATCGGTTCGTGTCCGCCATGTGA